From a single Micromonospora sp. WMMD1102 genomic region:
- a CDS encoding Clp protease N-terminal domain-containing protein — protein MMFERFTVQARDVVRGAVLARERLEHRNVGTEHLLLALLDEQRSSVAGLLHRAGLDTTRVTEAIDRRIDRDTEEFGERDAEALRAIGIDLAAVRARLEESFGEGALEAPPSPSARRRLFGGWEFSGRFSPRARKVLELALREAIQLRHREIGAEHILLGLLREGNGLAALLLAEAGLDPAELRRSTLDTFRKAA, from the coding sequence ATGATGTTCGAGCGGTTCACGGTGCAGGCCCGGGACGTGGTCCGGGGGGCCGTGCTGGCGCGGGAGCGGCTGGAGCACCGCAACGTCGGCACCGAGCACCTGCTGCTCGCCCTCCTCGACGAGCAGCGCAGTTCCGTCGCCGGACTGCTGCACCGGGCCGGCCTGGACACCACCCGGGTGACCGAGGCGATCGACCGGAGGATCGACCGGGACACCGAGGAGTTCGGCGAGCGCGACGCCGAGGCGCTGCGCGCGATCGGCATCGACCTGGCGGCGGTCCGGGCCAGGCTGGAGGAGTCGTTCGGCGAGGGCGCCCTGGAGGCACCCCCGTCCCCTTCGGCCCGACGCAGGCTCTTCGGCGGCTGGGAGTTCTCCGGCCGGTTCTCGCCCCGGGCCAGGAAGGTGCTGGAGCTGGCCCTGCGCGAGGCGATCCAGCTCCGGCACCGGGAGATCGGTGCCGAGCACATCCTGCTCGGGCTGCTCCGGGAGGGGAACGGCCTGGCCGCCCTGCTGCTCGCCGAGGCCGGCCTCGACCCCGCCGAGCTTCGCCGCAGCACCCTGGACACCTTCCGCAAGGCCGCCTGA
- a CDS encoding diacylglycerol kinase family protein has product MVNPVKQDDLDGLRRTVTETLTAAGWPEPDWYATTVDDPGQGQARQAIEAGAEVVFVCGGDGTVMSCVGALVDTDVAMAILPSGTGNLLAANLGISNDLAAGLEVAIEQGRRRIDVGSCGDQYFTVMAGMGFDAKMLEATSETTKARVGWPAYVMGALRHLRDRPMRVSIRIDDQPPRRRRARTVLVANVGRLQGGVRLLADAEPDDGFLDVAVLTPRTLNHWLSLGWAVLRRRHRVPGMEVLRGRRVSITSNRAQPRELDGDVIPAGRSLKVSVRPDALWLCVPKPESEPDLSKDADAVAERGERRVEEAR; this is encoded by the coding sequence GTGGTCAACCCGGTCAAGCAGGACGATCTCGACGGGCTGCGCCGGACCGTCACCGAGACACTAACCGCCGCCGGCTGGCCGGAACCGGACTGGTACGCCACCACGGTCGACGACCCCGGCCAGGGGCAGGCCCGGCAGGCGATCGAGGCCGGCGCCGAGGTGGTCTTCGTCTGCGGCGGCGACGGCACCGTGATGTCCTGCGTCGGTGCCCTGGTCGACACCGACGTGGCGATGGCGATCCTGCCGTCGGGCACCGGCAACCTGCTCGCCGCCAACCTCGGGATCTCGAACGACCTGGCCGCCGGCCTGGAGGTGGCGATCGAACAGGGCCGGCGGCGGATCGACGTCGGCTCCTGCGGCGACCAGTACTTCACCGTGATGGCCGGGATGGGCTTCGACGCCAAGATGCTCGAAGCCACCTCCGAGACCACCAAGGCCCGGGTCGGCTGGCCGGCGTACGTGATGGGGGCGCTGCGGCACCTGCGGGACCGGCCGATGCGGGTGTCGATCAGGATCGACGACCAGCCGCCCCGGCGGCGCCGGGCCCGGACGGTCCTGGTCGCCAACGTCGGGCGGTTGCAGGGCGGGGTACGCCTGCTCGCCGACGCCGAGCCGGACGACGGCTTCCTGGACGTGGCGGTGCTGACCCCCCGGACCCTGAACCACTGGCTCTCGCTCGGTTGGGCGGTGCTGCGGCGACGCCACCGGGTGCCCGGGATGGAGGTGCTGCGGGGCCGCCGGGTCAGCATCACCAGCAACCGCGCCCAGCCGCGCGAACTCGACGGGGACGTCATCCCCGCCGGCCGCTCCCTGAAGGTGTCGGTACGCCCCGACGCGCTCTGGCTCTGCGTGCCGAAGCCGGAGAGCGAGCCGGACCTGTCCAAGGACGCCGACGCGGTCGCCGAGCGGGGTGAGCGGCGGGTGGAGGAGGCGCGGTGA